The sequence ctatTCTCATATTGTAATGTTCCTGATGTATTTTCATAATTTCTCTTTGCAGTGATGTCATCCTCCAGTGATCCAGTGACTGAAAGACTTCTGTGTTCAAtctgtctggatgtgttcagTGATCCAGTCAGCACTCCATGTGGACACAACTTCTGTAAGATCTGTCTGAAAATACACTGGAACAACAGTCAAGACTACAGATGTCCAAActgtaaagaaacattcaaGCAGAGACCTGATCTCAAGATTAATACAACACTCAGAGAACTTGTGGATGAACATAAGAAAACTCATGAAGAACAACCTGAAGCTGAAGTTGTGTGTGACATCTGTACTGAAGGAAAGCTGAAGGCTGTGAAGTCGTGTCTGGTGTGTCAGAGCTCTTACTGTGAAACTCACCTGGAGTCTCATTTGAGAGTGTCAGgattacagaaacacaaactgattGATCCTGTGAAGAATCTGCAGGATTATATATGTCAGAAACATGACAGACCTCTGGAGCTCTTCTGTAGAGATGATcagacatgtgtgtgtcagTTCTGCACTGAAGGAGATCACAAGAATCACAACACTGTTCCTTTAGAAGAGGTGAGAATACTGCATACTGTCAAgtgctgaaatgttttttatgatgtcATTCATCTTTAAAGATTATTGACTAAGTAAAACACTccacattgtttaaaaaatcatgttttaatatgCTTTATGTCAGTCTGAACTTAGGGAGATGATGAAGGAGAAGCAAAGAGCTGCAGAGAGGTGGTATGAAGATGTTATTAAAGATCTGAAGAGGagatcactgaactgaagaagagaaacactgagctgGTGAATCAGAAGCAGATAACAGCAGAGAGACGGTATGAAGATGTTATTAAAGTTCGAGATCAGAAGATTactgaactgaagaagagaaacattgaGCTGGAGCTGAAGATCTCTAACACTGAAGATGATCTCCTCCTCATACAGGTCTGTAGATCTCTCTCGGAATACTGGGTCTTTCATATCTGAGGAGACTTCATGGAGttctattaattatatttacattcacattacaATTTTTATGAATATTACTTTTCTAAGTTTGTGCTAATTGTTCACAGCATTAACTTATAATCATATTGTTGCTATTAACTTTTGACACTGTAACTGCGGCGACAtttccacagaaaaataaacgtaattggttgctttacctgtcagtcacaTGTCGTTTTGGGCTGCATTGGCCAAAGAAAGCGACGACTCGTGACTAGTTTTTGTAGTGCCATGCTCTACTTTctaagctacaggaacatacatttatttaaatacttcatCAATTATTGCAAAAAGTTTCTTTGTGAGCAAAGAATATGAACAAATAATGCAACTGttgtcaaagttttttttaaataacgtaTCATAGCTCAGACTAGAGAGATCCATGTTGAAAGATTATTGTTGAAAGAACAGATTTTTGACTGTGGATTTTACAGTAagttaatatacagtatatcctgTAAACTATTGTAGTTTTAATAGTAATTTTATTGTGGTTTAAAATTAAGAAGCTTGCTGgctatattttttttctgtaatatacTGTTGATTTTACAGTAATTTCTTTTACAGTATACACTGCACATGAGCGGCTTGATGTGATGAGCCCTAGAGCCCTTTATAAACCGAAATTCTGTCTATGATAGAAGACAGAATGatagaaatgaaacaaagcacTTAAATAACCCTATTAAAGTCAGAATCCTTACATTTTCGATGTATCCTCGTTCACATTAAAGTCATTGTGAACTTGTTACgtttattctacatttaaaataatgtagtcTGTTTTTACCCCAACCTTAACCTCATACATTAATATCTTTCCCTTAAATAACAAGTATTGGACACAGAGATCGCAATGATGAAAAAAGTACATCTCTATTCTGTAAAATCTTGCATATGTTTTTACGTATTCTTGTATGCCTGATGCGTTACAAAGATATgatgctttgaaaaaaaaatattgtattttggtCGACAGTACTGGCATAGACCTGTTTTTTCCAACCTTTTTTTTTCCAATTCTATAATTTCATATTCAAAGCATAAGCAAagaatacataaatatttaactgaaatagTTGTCATATTGTACTAGAAAAAcaactcaaacaaacacactcaccccTGTCTTTTGTACATGTGTGGTCGGGGTTATCGTTGTATTGTATAGAACACCACTCTTTTTGTTAGGACTACACCAGTGGTCCACTACATGCAGAATGATGTGAGACGACAAACTTTCGTAAAAGTTTTACTCTCTTGTTGCATGTTGTTTGGACGGGGTGTAAGAGTACAAAGCTTTTCAAATAATGTATGTAGCCAAGACCAGAGAGATCCATGATGAGACAtctgattttttacattttattttattctggattATCTCAGGACAAGCTTGTAATTATAAAAGTTTCGCTGATATGCCACACAGGATACATACTGTATGAgatcactgtttttttttgtttttaggaaAAATATCAGAAAGACTTGAGTCGTCAGCAGAAGTCTTCATCTGAGCGTTCTTTTAGGTTCTGGTTCCTAGTTGTGGCAGTCCTGTTTGTGTTGTCTGCTTGTTTCATTCAGGCTTACAATCACATACAACACAGTGAAGCTGGTAGGTGAAGATTGTATACACAGAGTTTATTgttctaccaactgagctacatgaacatatatttatttaaatactgcatCAATGTTGGAAATTGAGTTTCTTTGTgagcaaataatatgaacaaataatgcaactgttgacagaagagtgcaaagtttttttttaaatatcatatcATAGCTCAGACTAGAGAGATCCATGTTGAAGATTCATGTTGAGAGATCAGATTTTTGACTCTAGATTTTATTCTGGCTAATCTCAGGACAGTCTGGTGATTGTTAAAGTTTCTGCTGAAATGCTGCACAAGATACATATGAAATAACTGCTGTCTTTTTCTCAGAAATCACTGAAATGAAGATGAGAAACAATGAGCTGAACTTAGACATACAACGCTGTAAAGCTGGTAGGTGAAGATTAAAAAC comes from Triplophysa dalaica isolate WHDGS20190420 chromosome 25, ASM1584641v1, whole genome shotgun sequence and encodes:
- the LOC130415307 gene encoding E3 ubiquitin/ISG15 ligase TRIM25-like isoform X1, with amino-acid sequence MESLSTRTETGSHSIDIPPMMSSSSDPVTERLLCSICLDVFSDPVSTPCGHNFCKICLKIHWNNSQDYRCPNCKETFKQRPDLKINTTLRELVDEHKKTHEEQPEAEVVCDICTEGKLKAVKSCLVCQSSYCETHLESHLRVSGLQKHKLIDPVKNLQDYICQKHDRPLELFCRDDQTCVCQFCTEGDHKNHNTVPLEESELREMMKEKQRAAERWYEDVIKDLKRRSLN
- the LOC130415307 gene encoding E3 ubiquitin/ISG15 ligase TRIM25-like isoform X2; amino-acid sequence: MSSSSDPVTERLLCSICLDVFSDPVSTPCGHNFCKICLKIHWNNSQDYRCPNCKETFKQRPDLKINTTLRELVDEHKKTHEEQPEAEVVCDICTEGKLKAVKSCLVCQSSYCETHLESHLRVSGLQKHKLIDPVKNLQDYICQKHDRPLELFCRDDQTCVCQFCTEGDHKNHNTVPLEESELREMMKEKQRAAERWYEDVIKDLKRRSLN